Below is a genomic region from Bacillales bacterium.
TTGAAGTCGACGGGAAAGTTGTTGCCCGTGAAGCGAATGCGGTCAATGCCAAGTTGGCGACCGGCGAAATTGAAGTGAAAGCGGATCGTATTGAAATCATCAACGCGTCGAAAACACCGCCGTTTCCGATCAGCGACGATACGGAAGCAGCAGAAGAAGTTCGCTTGAAATACCGTTATCTCGATTTGCGTCGGCCGGTCATGCAAAAGACGTTGAAAATGCGTCATCAAATCACGAAAATCATTCGCGAGTTCTTGGATGACGAAGATTTTATCGAAATCGAAACGCCGATGATGACGAAAAGCACGCCGGAAGGCGCGCGGGATTATTTAATTCCGAGCCGTGTTCATGCCGGCGAATTTTACGCATTGCCGCAATCACCGCAAATCTTTAAGCAACTGCTTATGGTTTCTGGGATCGAAAAGTATTACCAAATCGTCCGCTGTTTCCGGGACGAGGATTTGCGCGCCGACCGACAGCCGGAGTTTACGCAAGTCGATATCGAAACGTCGTTCATGGAGCGCAGCCAGTTTCTCAAAATCATCGAGCGCATGATGAAGCGCATCGTTGCTGAAATCAAAGGGATCGAGATGACGGAAGCGTTTCCGAAAATGACGTATGAAGAGGCGATGAGCCGGTACGGTTCCGACAAGCCGGACACGCGGTTCGGCATGGAGCTCGTAGACTTGTCGGAAACAGTGGAGAACAGCGGTTTCAAAGTGTTCAGCGGAGCCGTTGAAAACGGGGGACAAGTGAAGGCGATTAACGTCAAAGGTGCGGCGGAAGATTATTCACGGAAAGACATCGATCAGCTGGCCGAATATGCCGGCCGTTATGGAGCGAAAGGGCTGGCGTGGTTGAAAGCGGAAGCCGGCGGCGTGAAAGGGCCGATCGCAAAGTTTTTTGAAGAACAAGAAGTGCAAGCAATGATGAAACAGCTCGATGCGGAACCGGGAGATTTGCTGTTGTTCGTCGCCGACAAACGGAAAGTCGTCGCCGAAAGTCTCGGCGCGCTCCGGTTGAAGCTTGGCAAGGAACGCGGACTGATCGATGAATCGAAACTAAACTTTCTTTGGGTGACCGAGTTTCCGCTGTTTGAATACGACGAGGATCAAAACCGATACGTGGCCCAGCATCATCCGTTTACGATGCCAATCGAAGAAGATGTGCCGCTTCTTGAAGATGATCCGTCGAAAGTGCGGGCACAGGCGGACGACCTCGTGTTGAACGGTCTCGAATTGAGCAGCGGGTCACAAAGGATTCATCAAAGGGACGTCCAAGAAAAAATGTTTCAGGCGCTCGGCTTTAGCAAAGAAGAAGCGCAGAAGCGGTTCGGCTTCTTGCTCGATGCTTTCGAATACGGCGTTCCGCCGCACGGCGGGATCGCGCTTGGGTTTGACCGTCTCGTGTTGATTCTTGCGGGGCAAAAAACGTTGCGTGACGTGGTTGCGTTTCCGAAGACGGCAAACGCCAGCGACTTGATGGTGGATGCACCGTCGGAAGTGAGTGAAGAACAGTTGGAAGAGCTTCATTTACGGGTGAATCTTGATGAATCTTAACGAATGCTGCCGGTTTTTCGACGACCGGCAGGTCTTTCGAACCATTTTGTAAGCGCTTTAAGGTGCCGCTTGAAATCGCAGGATTGCTATGCTAAAATTCAATTACAAGTTAAGAGTCCTGAAGTGTTCGTTCGCTACCGAACGTTTTTACCGAACATTGAAAGTAAGGGAGCTCGGATCGGTTTTCATCCGGAGTGCATGCCTCTAGAATGTGGACGCACAAAAGATGAAACAGGGCACCCACCTGCCGGGAGCGGGTTAAAAACTAAGGCAAAAACGGCACAGTTGGGACTCTTACCGGAATAAAAACGCTGAAGGCATTTGCCTTCAGCGTTTTTATTTGGCCACTCTTTCCAAATTGCCGTTCTTGTCCATTTTAAAAGCAGGTTTGCTCTCGTCATCGCCGAAAACGACCATTTTGCGGGCGCGGTCCATGATTTGGATCAAAGATTGGTAATCTTCTTTCACCGTTTCATATTCTCGCTTCGTTTTCGCCAGTTGCTTTTTCAAATCTTCGTTTTCGCGGACGAGCTGGTCTTTTTCCCTTTCCAATCGTTGTTTCGTAGTTGCCATCGTGTGTGAATGGGTTTGCTCCTCATTCAATTGAGTCAAATAAGCGATAACGTCGTTCAAGGTAAGCGATTCGGCATCTGCGGTGTCTGCTGCCGCGGGCTCGGGTTTCGCTCGCCCGGGTGTTTCTGCTCGTTTTTCCACTCGCGGGGACGACTTTTTCCTCGAAAGCATCCTTTTTCTTTCTTTTCGTTGTTTCTTTGCGATTTCCATGGCTTGTTTATATTGATCGCGAACGATCGCGTTCCATCGAAATCCGCAGGCAGCGGAAGTCCGGTTCAACTTGTCGCCGACTTCTTCGAAAGCTTGCAATTGCGTGCTGCCTTCGCGCACATGCCGCAGCACCGTGTCGGCGAGCAACAGGTCGTCTTCTTTCGACCAGGCGTCTTGTCTCACTTTTGCCATCATGATCTCTCCTTAACTATGAATTTACAAGTTAGCTATTTGAATCATTACCATAAACAAGCTCGTTTATACGTAGACACCGTTCGATTCTTTTTTAAAAAAAAGAATCACAAATGCTATAAAACGCGGGTCGATTCTGTCGAGCGCTACCCGTGAGAGGTTCATTTTCTCAAAAAAAGCAAAAAACGAGAGGTTTAGTTCCTCTCGTTTTGCATGCGCTCAAGAAAGTAGTCGAGCCGTTTACCGACGGTTTTCTCATAACCGATGGCCGTTGGTTTATAAAATTGCTTCCCTTGCAAGCTGTCAGGCAAATATTGTTGCGGGACAAAGCCGTTTTCATAATCATGCGGATATTTGTAGCCTTTTCCGTGTCCGAGTTGATCCGCGCCTTTGTAATGCGCGTCGCGCAAATGGACGGGGACTTGACCGCTTTTTTCATTTTTGACCGTGTTGAGCGCTTGATCGATTCCCTTAATGACGGCATTAGATTTCGGTGCGGTCGCGATGTATAAAGCAGCTTCGGCTAGCGGGATGCGCGCTTCAGGAAACCCGATGAAATCGACCGCATAGGCAGCGGCTTGGGCAACGAGCAATGCATTCGGGTCGGCAAGTCCGACATCCTCTGCCGCGTGCACATAAATTCGTCTGGCAATAAACCGCGGGTCCTCGCCGGCATAAATCATTTTGGCCAGCCAATACAATGTTGCGTCCGGGTCGGAACCGCGCATGCTTTTTATAAAAGCCGAAATCGTGTCGTAATGGTTGTCGCCTTTTTTATCATATTGCAAGACCCGCTGCTGGATCGATTCTTCGGCGACTTCGAGCGTAATTCGGATCACATCGTCCTCATTCGGTTTTGTCGTTAATACGGCCAGCTCTAAAGCATTCAATGCCGTGCGTGCATCACCGTCCGCTACATCAACAAGATGCTGCAACGCATCCTCGTCAAATGCAATTTTTAAGTGACCGAATCCGCGGTCTTCATCGTCAATCGCTTGCAACAAAATGTTCCGCACGTGCTCATTCGATAGATGCTCAAATCGAAACAACCGCGATCGGCTCAACAATGCCGGGTTAATCTCAAACATTGGACTTTCCGTCGTCGCACCGATTAAAATGATCGTACCATCTTCTACGAAGGGCAGCAGCGCATCTTGTTGTCCTTTGTTGAACCGATGAATTTCATCGATGAACAGCACCGTTTTCTGCTCGTACATGTTTAAGCGGTCGCGCGCTTCTTTCGTGATGGTTCGGATATCCGAAACGCCGGAAGTGACGGCATTCAATTGTTGAAAATGCGCGGAAGTCGTATTCGCAATAATCTGCGCCAGCGTCGTTTTACCGGTGCCGGGCGGACCGTAAAAGATCATCGCTGAAAGCTGGTCAGCTTCGATGGAACGTCTTAACAGACGCCCTTTTCCGACAATATGATCTTGTCCTGTAAATTCATCAATCGTTCTCGGACGCATCCGGCTTGCGAGTGGTCCTTTTTCTTCTCTCGCTTGATCGAACAACTCCATCCATAATCGTTCCTTTCCGAAGCGCTTAAATGAAATCTCGTTGATTTGAAGGTACTACACCTGCCGTGTTTCGGGCAAGCAATCGGTTATGATATAATGACAACGGAAAAAGGGGCGGATTGTACGGACAGGGGGATATTGCATTGAAGATTTCGACGAAAGGCCGCTATGGACTGACAATTATGATGGAACTCGCGAGTCGTTACGGGGACGGGCCAACGTCCTTGAAAAGCATCGCGAAAGAACACGGGTTATCGGAACATTATTTGGAACAACTGATCGCACCATTGCGGAATGCAGGGTACGTGAAAAGCGTTCGAGGCGCATACGGCGGCTATATTTTGAACAAAGATGCGAAGCAAATTACCGCCGGCGACATAATTCGCGTGCTTGAAGGTCCGATCACGCTTGTAGAGGTAATGGATGACGAGGAGCCTGCGAAAAGAGATCTTTGGATACGCATTCGTGATGCGGTAAAGAATGTTCTAGACGGCACGACATTGCAAGATCTCGTCGATTACGAAGATGAGGGCGATCAGGCGCCTTACATGTTTTACATTTGATTTACGGCGATAAGAACACCGTCGGGCGCTGTCTCCAGGTCGTTTTTATCGGCTTGTGCCGTTAAGACAACGGGAAACAGAGAGCATGTCCTGTGCGTTGATGAGGAAGGAGAATGACGATGGACGTCATCTATGTCGATCATGCGGCGACAACGCCGACCCATCCGGAAATCGTCCAAGCGATGCTTCCGTATTTCAGTGAACATTACGGCAATCCTTCGAGCATCCATGCGTTCGGTCGAAAAACGCGAGCGGTGCTTGACGATGCGCGGCAAACGGCAGCGGACAGCATCGGGGCAAACCGTGAAGAGATCGTATTCACGAGCGGCGGCACGGAGGCTGATAATCTCGCGATTATCGGCGCCGTATTTGCGAACGGCGAACCGGGAGGCCACGTGATCACTTCTGCAGTGGAACATCATGCAGTCCTTCATACGTGCCAATATCTCGAATCTATCGGCATCGATGTTACGTATTTGCCTGTAGATGCGAGTGGACGTATTGATCTAGACGAATTAACAAACGCCTTGCGTGAAGATACGGTTTTCGTTTCGATCATGTACGGAAACAATGAAGTTGGGACGTTGCAGCCGATAGCTGAAATCGGAGCAATCCTTCGCGATAAAAATATCGTGTTTCACACAGACGCTGTACAAGCTTTCGGACTTGTGCCGATGAACGTTCATGCGCTCGGCGTCGATTTGTTGTCCGTTTCCGGTCACAAAATTAACGGGCCGAAAGGGACCGGGTTTTTGTTTGTGAGAAACGGAGTGCAAATCGCATCGCGCCTGCACGGTGGTGAACAAGAGCGGAAGCGGCGCGCCGGAACGGAAAATGTCGCCGGCATTGCCGGTTTCGCAAAAGCGATTGAACTTGCGCAAGCGTCGATGGAAAAACGCCGGGAACAATATGAACGGTATCGATCGAAGATGCTCGCCGTTTTTGCCGAGGAAAAAGTTGTTCATGAAGTGAATGGCAGCGAGCCGCATCATTTGCCGCACATTTTGAATGTATATTTCCCCGATGTGAGCGCGGAAGCGATGCTCGTCAACCTCGATTTGGCGGGTATTGCCGCCTCCAGCGGGTCAGCTTGCACAGCGGGTTCATTTGAACCGTCGCATGTCTTGTCGGCCATGTACGATGATGAAGAAAGAAGCAAATGCTCGATCCGTTTCAGTTTCGGATATGGGAATACGATCGAAACGATCGAACAGGCGGCACGGGAAGCGGCGAACATTGCGAAGCGACTAAGGAGGTGACCGCGCATGGGTAAAGCGAAACGTGTGGTTGTCGGCATGTCAGGCGGCGTCGATTCATCGGCGGCAGCGCTCTTATTGAAACGACAAGGCTATGAAGTCATCGGCCTTTTCATGAAAAACTGGGACGATACGGATGAAAACGGTGTTTGTACAGCGACTGAAGATTACGAAGACGTCATTCGGGTCGCCAATCAAATCGGCAT
It encodes:
- the aspS gene encoding aspartate--tRNA ligase; amino-acid sequence: MAERTHGCGTLRSEHRGKQVTLKGWVQRRRDLGGLIFIDLRDRSGIVQVVFNPEGSEEALKVAETVRSEFVVEVDGKVVAREANAVNAKLATGEIEVKADRIEIINASKTPPFPISDDTEAAEEVRLKYRYLDLRRPVMQKTLKMRHQITKIIREFLDDEDFIEIETPMMTKSTPEGARDYLIPSRVHAGEFYALPQSPQIFKQLLMVSGIEKYYQIVRCFRDEDLRADRQPEFTQVDIETSFMERSQFLKIIERMMKRIVAEIKGIEMTEAFPKMTYEEAMSRYGSDKPDTRFGMELVDLSETVENSGFKVFSGAVENGGQVKAINVKGAAEDYSRKDIDQLAEYAGRYGAKGLAWLKAEAGGVKGPIAKFFEEQEVQAMMKQLDAEPGDLLLFVADKRKVVAESLGALRLKLGKERGLIDESKLNFLWVTEFPLFEYDEDQNRYVAQHHPFTMPIEEDVPLLEDDPSKVRAQADDLVLNGLELSSGSQRIHQRDVQEKMFQALGFSKEEAQKRFGFLLDAFEYGVPPHGGIALGFDRLVLILAGQKTLRDVVAFPKTANASDLMVDAPSEVSEEQLEELHLRVNLDES
- a CDS encoding RsfA family transcriptional regulator gives rise to the protein MAKVRQDAWSKEDDLLLADTVLRHVREGSTQLQAFEEVGDKLNRTSAACGFRWNAIVRDQYKQAMEIAKKQRKERKRMLSRKKSSPRVEKRAETPGRAKPEPAAADTADAESLTLNDVIAYLTQLNEEQTHSHTMATTKQRLEREKDQLVRENEDLKKQLAKTKREYETVKEDYQSLIQIMDRARKMVVFGDDESKPAFKMDKNGNLERVAK
- a CDS encoding AAA family ATPase, which produces MELFDQAREEKGPLASRMRPRTIDEFTGQDHIVGKGRLLRRSIEADQLSAMIFYGPPGTGKTTLAQIIANTTSAHFQQLNAVTSGVSDIRTITKEARDRLNMYEQKTVLFIDEIHRFNKGQQDALLPFVEDGTIILIGATTESPMFEINPALLSRSRLFRFEHLSNEHVRNILLQAIDDEDRGFGHLKIAFDEDALQHLVDVADGDARTALNALELAVLTTKPNEDDVIRITLEVAEESIQQRVLQYDKKGDNHYDTISAFIKSMRGSDPDATLYWLAKMIYAGEDPRFIARRIYVHAAEDVGLADPNALLVAQAAAYAVDFIGFPEARIPLAEAALYIATAPKSNAVIKGIDQALNTVKNEKSGQVPVHLRDAHYKGADQLGHGKGYKYPHDYENGFVPQQYLPDSLQGKQFYKPTAIGYEKTVGKRLDYFLERMQNERN
- a CDS encoding Rrf2 family transcriptional regulator, with amino-acid sequence MKISTKGRYGLTIMMELASRYGDGPTSLKSIAKEHGLSEHYLEQLIAPLRNAGYVKSVRGAYGGYILNKDAKQITAGDIIRVLEGPITLVEVMDDEEPAKRDLWIRIRDAVKNVLDGTTLQDLVDYEDEGDQAPYMFYI
- a CDS encoding cysteine desulfurase family protein, which produces MDVIYVDHAATTPTHPEIVQAMLPYFSEHYGNPSSIHAFGRKTRAVLDDARQTAADSIGANREEIVFTSGGTEADNLAIIGAVFANGEPGGHVITSAVEHHAVLHTCQYLESIGIDVTYLPVDASGRIDLDELTNALREDTVFVSIMYGNNEVGTLQPIAEIGAILRDKNIVFHTDAVQAFGLVPMNVHALGVDLLSVSGHKINGPKGTGFLFVRNGVQIASRLHGGEQERKRRAGTENVAGIAGFAKAIELAQASMEKRREQYERYRSKMLAVFAEEKVVHEVNGSEPHHLPHILNVYFPDVSAEAMLVNLDLAGIAASSGSACTAGSFEPSHVLSAMYDDEERSKCSIRFSFGYGNTIETIEQAAREAANIAKRLRR